TAAAAATGAATATAAAAAGTGGCTCAATATTTTCTCAGCGCTTTTCCAAAAGTGGCTCACTTTTTTATCAGCGTTAGTGGCTCAATATTTTCCTGGCGAGTGGCTCACAATTCTCTTGACAATCGCATGGATTGGTTTAAATACCTATAAAAAGTCGTTTTACTTAATGAAGTTGCTTCTATTATTTCATTAACAGTGTACTGCTTGCTATCATACATTTTTAAGGCCAGTTCCACCTTGTCTTTGTTCTTTGACGGGCGACCACCCTTTTTTCCCCGTGCCCGGGCTGCCGTTAATCCGGCCCTAGTTCTTTCAGCAATTATGTCCCGCTCAAATTCGGCCAAGGAAGCAAAAATATTGAATATTAGTTTTCCGGTAGCCGTGGAAGTATCTATATTTTCTTTTATGGAAACGAAATTAACTTTTCTGTTTTTGAATTCCTCTATCAAATCAATGAGGTGTTTTATGCTGCGGCCAATGCGATCGAGTTTCCAAACGACTACAGTATCTCCTTCCCTGAGCATTTGTATCATATTCTCAAGTTCGGGCCGGACCTTTCGTGTACCGGTTATTTTTTCCTGAAATATTCTCTCGGCCCCATACTTTTGGAGATCGTCTGTTTGAAGGTTGAGATTTTGGTCCTGTGTACTGACCCTTGCATAACCGAATATCATTTTGTTAGCCCTCCATTGTTTAGATTGTGCCAAAAACGTCTTTACATGGTAGTTTTTAAACTTTGTTTTTGGTAATGAGTTTTGAAACTCAATAAACATTAAAAAACCGCTTTGGTTTTATTAACCCAAAGCAGTTTCATAAACGGTCGTTTTTGGCACTTTTATTGTATATCAATATATACGGAATACGTTCCAATAAACAGGTACTTTTTTGCCGTTATATGCCTCACAAAATGTGGCATCACTTTTAGCTGACTCATCACTGTGCAGGGGGATGCGCCATAGTTCCTCCAACATCACGTTTCTGCCGGAGGTCCTTGGGCACTTTCAATTGTCTTGACAATCTCATCAACCCGCACTAGAGGCTAAATGTAGTCATTGTTAACGTATCATCTTGATGTGAAAGTGGGGGATTAAGAATTAAATAATTTACAAACTCATTTTCAACTTGTGTTTTTTCTTCGATGTCCAAAAATTGAATAGAGCTATCCCTTTTCCCAAAACCA
This is a stretch of genomic DNA from Bacillota bacterium. It encodes these proteins:
- a CDS encoding recombinase family protein, with the translated sequence MIFGYARVSTQDQNLNLQTDDLQKYGAERIFQEKITGTRKVRPELENMIQMLREGDTVVVWKLDRIGRSIKHLIDLIEEFKNRKVNFVSIKENIDTSTATGKLIFNIFASLAEFERDIIAERTRAGLTAARARGKKGGRPSKNKDKVELALKMYDSKQYTVNEIIEATSLSKTTFYRYLNQSMRLSREL